The nucleotide window ATAGCGATGGAGAAAGAGCTCAGGTTCGCGATCCGCGAGGGCGGAAGGACTGTTGGCGCCGGCGTAGTTACCGAGATCATTGAATAGTAGAAGCAAGGGATATTTGGAGGTTACCGGTGGAAGGTCAGAATATTAGAATTAAACTGAAGGCGTATGAACACTCTATGCTGGATCGAAGTGCCGAAGTGATCGTAAAAACGGCTCTTAGAACCGGTTCAGAAGTGTCCGGGCCGATACCTCTTCCGACGAAGAGGACTGTTTACACTGTTCTTCGTTCGCCTCATGTAAACAAGAAGTCCCGGGAGCAGTTCGAGATAAGGGTGCACAAGCGCCTTATCTGGATTACTAATGTTACCGCAAAGGCAGTGGATGCGCTTCAGAAGCTCGATCTCCCCGCCGGTGTGGATATTGAGATCAAAGTCTGATTCGGAGGAAGAGATGATTGGGTTGATCGGCAGGAAAATCGGAATGAGCCAGATCTTTGACGAGGAAGGCGCAGTGATTCCCGTGTCTGTCATCGAAGCGGGGCCCTGTCCCGTGGTACAGGTGAAGACCATGGAAAAAGACGGATACAACGCGGTCCAGATCGGTTTTGGACTGATGCGTCCGACTCGCGCCAACCTTCCAAAGCTTGGTCATTTTCGAAAAGCGAACCTCCCGCCCTACCGTTACCTGCAGGAATTCAGGGTTGATAACCCTGAAGAATTCACCGAGGGACAGTTGATTGACGTCAGCATATTCAAGGATATCGCGACTCTCGATGTCTCCGGAAAGACCAAGGGTAAAGGGTTCCAGGGAGTGATAAAAAGACACGGATTCTCGGGGGGAAGAAAGACCCATGGGTCTAATTCGCACAGAGTCCCCGGATCGATAGGTATGGCTGCGTATCCGTCAAGAGTCCTGAAAGGAACGAAGTTGCCCGGGCGCACGGGTCACAGTATGAAGCATGTCAGGAACCTCAAGATCGTAGAGGTGGATACTGACAACAACCTTTTGTTGGTTAAGGGAGCAGTGCCTGGAGCGAGGAATACGGTCCTGAGGCTTACGACTCCTCACCAGAAGTAAGGCATAGCGTAAGGAAGAGTAACAGTGAATGCGAATTTATATGATTTCAGTGGTGATCTGAAAGGGAAGATCGATCTTCCGGAATCGCTTTTTGGCGGCGATGTCAACAAGTCGGTACTGTATGACGCTGTCCGCATGTACCTTGCGAACAGGCGAAGCGGAAGCGCCAAGACCAAGGAGCGCGGGGAAGTCAGTTTCAGCAATGTCAAGCCGTATAGACAGAAGGGTACTGGAAGAGCAAGAGCCGGAAGGCGCTCTTCTCCGATCTGGAGAGGCGGCGGAACGGTATTCGGTCCCAAACCGAGAGATTACAGGTTCTCGGTTCCCAAGAAGGTCAAAAGGCTTGCTTTGAAATCGGCACTCGCTGACAAGGGTAAGGAAGAAAAAGTGGCGGTTGTCGAGGGTGTCTCGGTGGAAGCTCCAAAGACGAAAAGGTTCGCGGAGTTTTTGAAGTCATCCGGGCTGGCTGGAAAGAAGATACTTTTCGTCACCGAATCGTTCGACGACAACACCTACAGGTCGATGCGAAACATCGCGGGATTCGAGTTTATCGTCAGTAAAAACATCAACGCCTACGAGATATTGAAGGCCGATACGCTTCTGATTACGAAGGAAGCCCTTTCGAAGCTCGAGGAGGTGTTCGTCTAATGGCAGACATCAGGAAGATAATATTTAAACCCGTGATCACTGAGCGCAGCACGGTCCTTAAGGAAGCAGACAACAAATTCGTCTTTGAGGTCGATCCGAGAGCCAACAAGCGGGAGATCAAGACGGCGATAGAAAAACTTTTCAAAGTCTCGGTCAAGGAAGTAAGGACAAGCATCGTGCGCGGGAAAGTCAAGACGACTTTCATGAAATCGGGAAGATTCACTGGTAAACGTCCCGACAGGAAGAAGGCTTTTGTTACTTTAGCAAAGGGTGAGAGTATAGATATCTTTGACCAGGTATAATCTTTCCCTCGTTGTATAGCCTCCCCAAAGAGGCTGCTAAGAGAGTGTAAAATGTCTGCCAAGCAGGCGCAAACAGAAACAAGGAACTGATCGATGGCACTAAAGAAGTTTAAACCGACGACTCCGACTCTTCGGTTCAAGACAGTAACGGATTATTCTGTCCTTACGAAAAAGGAGCCGGAAAAGTCCCTCCTTGAGCCGATGAAGAGCAGTGGAGGCCGTAACAACAGCGGCCACATTACGATGCGACGCATGGGCGGAGGGCACAAAAGGAGATTCCGCAGGATCGATTTCAAAAGGGAGAAACACGGCATCCCGGCAAGAGTCGTTTCCCTCGAATATGATCCGAACCGCTCGGCCTTTATATCTCTTTTGAGTTATGTCGATGGCGAGAAGCGCTACATCGTCGCGCCTCACGGGATAAAAGAAGGAGACGTGCTGGTCTCCGGGCCGGAATCGGATATTCATCCGGGCAATGCTCTTCCGCTTGAGAAGATCCCGACAGGTCTCTACGTCCATAATATAGAGATGGTCGCGGGCAAGGGCGCCCAGATGGTCAGAAGCGCGGGATCGTACGCGCAGTTGATGGCGAAGGAAGGAAATTACGTTCAGCTTAGGCTTCCTTCGGGCGAGATCAGGATGGTTCGCAAGGAATGCTACGCTACGATCGGCCAGGTAAGCAATATAGATCATGAGAACGTAAGTATCGGTAAAGCTGGAAGAGCGAGATGGATGGGAAACAGGCCCAAGGTCAGGGGCGTAGCGATGAACCCCGTCGATCACCCACTCGGAGGCGGAGAAGGACGCACAAGCGGAGGCCGCCATCCCGTAACGCCGTGGGGTAAACCGACCAAAGGGTACAAGACGAGGAAGAAAAACAAGGCTTCGAACAAATTCATCGTTCACAAGAGGAAGAAGAAGTAGTTTTAATCATGGATCCCGCCTGAAGCGGGATGCCGGTGCCGGCAGCGGATTCAGCCGGTATGGAAATCGGTTCTGGAGGATAGATGACCAGATCAATAAAAAAAGGTCCCTATATCAGTGAAAAGCTTTTCGCGAAGATCGAGAAGATGAATGATATGGGGGATAAGAAAGTGATCAAGACCTGGGCGAGAAGATCGACGATCTCCCCCGAGTTCGTCGGGCATACGCTTGCGATCCATAACGGCAAGAAATTCGTGCCGGTCTTCATTACCGAGAATATGGTTGGTCACAAGGTCGGAGAGTTTGTTCCGACGAGGACCTACAGAGGACACAGGAACAAGAAGTAATAGTAATCTGTCAGACGGAGGTAGACGGAAATGGAAGCACGCGCTATAGCGCGGCAGATCAGGGTGTCGCCGAGGAAAGCAAGGATCGTTATCGACCTTGTCCGGGGGCAGTCGGTTGATAAGGCCCTGGAGATACTCAGGTTCTCCAATAAAGCGGTCGCGCGCCGGGTTGAGAAGACAGTCGCATCGGCTATGCATAATCTGGCAGGGAAATTCGAGCATCCTGTCGAGCCGTCCGAAATGAACGTAAAAGAGATTTTTGTCGATGAAGGCAGGACGATGTACCGTATCAGGCCGCGAGCCCAGGGCCGCGCCTTCAGGATCCGTAAACGAAGCAGCAATATTACGGTTATCGTAGATTACAAGGGCGAACTGGATAATCAGTAAGACGAGGAGGATATTTTGGGTCAGAAGACAAATCCCATAGGATTGAGACTGGGGATCAATCGTACCTGGGATTCGAAATGGTTCACTACCAAGAATTCCGCGGACTTTCTTGAAGAAGATATCAAACTGCGCCGTTACGTCAAAAAACGTCTGGCGAGAGCCGGCGTCTCGAGGGTCGAAGTCGAGAGACGGGGTGACAAGGTGAAAGTCCATATCTTTACGGCGAGGCCGGGGATGGTAATCGGCAGAAAAGGCGCGGAGGTGGATTTTCTGAGTGAAGAGCTGACCCATTTGACCAGCAGGAAGGTCGAAATAGATATAAAGGAAGTAAAAAAGCCCGAACTGAACGCGCAGCTCGTCGCCGAACATATCGCCGGACAGCTCGTTCA belongs to Candidatus Krumholzibacteriota bacterium and includes:
- a CDS encoding elongation factor Tu, giving the protein IAMEKELRFAIREGGRTVGAGVVTEIIE
- the rpsJ gene encoding 30S ribosomal protein S10, giving the protein MEGQNIRIKLKAYEHSMLDRSAEVIVKTALRTGSEVSGPIPLPTKRTVYTVLRSPHVNKKSREQFEIRVHKRLIWITNVTAKAVDALQKLDLPAGVDIEIKV
- the rplC gene encoding 50S ribosomal protein L3, which translates into the protein MIGLIGRKIGMSQIFDEEGAVIPVSVIEAGPCPVVQVKTMEKDGYNAVQIGFGLMRPTRANLPKLGHFRKANLPPYRYLQEFRVDNPEEFTEGQLIDVSIFKDIATLDVSGKTKGKGFQGVIKRHGFSGGRKTHGSNSHRVPGSIGMAAYPSRVLKGTKLPGRTGHSMKHVRNLKIVEVDTDNNLLLVKGAVPGARNTVLRLTTPHQK
- the rplD gene encoding 50S ribosomal protein L4 — encoded protein: MNANLYDFSGDLKGKIDLPESLFGGDVNKSVLYDAVRMYLANRRSGSAKTKERGEVSFSNVKPYRQKGTGRARAGRRSSPIWRGGGTVFGPKPRDYRFSVPKKVKRLALKSALADKGKEEKVAVVEGVSVEAPKTKRFAEFLKSSGLAGKKILFVTESFDDNTYRSMRNIAGFEFIVSKNINAYEILKADTLLITKEALSKLEEVFV
- the rplW gene encoding 50S ribosomal protein L23, which codes for MADIRKIIFKPVITERSTVLKEADNKFVFEVDPRANKREIKTAIEKLFKVSVKEVRTSIVRGKVKTTFMKSGRFTGKRPDRKKAFVTLAKGESIDIFDQV
- the rplB gene encoding 50S ribosomal protein L2, with protein sequence MALKKFKPTTPTLRFKTVTDYSVLTKKEPEKSLLEPMKSSGGRNNSGHITMRRMGGGHKRRFRRIDFKREKHGIPARVVSLEYDPNRSAFISLLSYVDGEKRYIVAPHGIKEGDVLVSGPESDIHPGNALPLEKIPTGLYVHNIEMVAGKGAQMVRSAGSYAQLMAKEGNYVQLRLPSGEIRMVRKECYATIGQVSNIDHENVSIGKAGRARWMGNRPKVRGVAMNPVDHPLGGGEGRTSGGRHPVTPWGKPTKGYKTRKKNKASNKFIVHKRKKK
- the rpsS gene encoding 30S ribosomal protein S19, which translates into the protein MTRSIKKGPYISEKLFAKIEKMNDMGDKKVIKTWARRSTISPEFVGHTLAIHNGKKFVPVFITENMVGHKVGEFVPTRTYRGHRNKK
- the rplV gene encoding 50S ribosomal protein L22, producing the protein MEARAIARQIRVSPRKARIVIDLVRGQSVDKALEILRFSNKAVARRVEKTVASAMHNLAGKFEHPVEPSEMNVKEIFVDEGRTMYRIRPRAQGRAFRIRKRSSNITVIVDYKGELDNQ
- the rpsC gene encoding 30S ribosomal protein S3, whose protein sequence is MGQKTNPIGLRLGINRTWDSKWFTTKNSADFLEEDIKLRRYVKKRLARAGVSRVEVERRGDKVKVHIFTARPGMVIGRKGAEVDFLSEELTHLTSRKVEIDIKEVKKPELNAQLVAEHIAGQLVQRVSFRRAMKKAIGSAMRMGAEGIKVKTSGRLGGAEMSRTEGYMEGRVPLHTLRADIDYARATAFTTYGAVGVKVWIYRGEIFPKDFKRTMGDSVADETGRSGR